GGACCTCGTCGGTAGCAGTTCGAGGGGTCAGACGTTCGAACCTCGCAGTCCGGCGTAACGTAACAGGAAGACAGGATGTGAGGACGTTTCGAGTAGTGTCACAATCCATAGAACACCGACAGGATGTCTATCGGTATTATTAGTCAAAAGGCCACTGAATCACCCAATATTCGTTAGGTAGTACAGGCCAGTCCATATAGACTGTCGATTCGAACCCCAAATCTGGAATTTGCTGGCCGAACGTCTGGTACCGTCGCGGACTATCGTAGTAGTGGACAACAAATACAAGTCACTGGCGGATACTCAGCCGACTGTCCCCCCTCGAGTCGTGAAACAGGCCGACTCGTATCTTCGGCGTCCGAAACCACGTCTCGATCGGACTTCGCCCGATGTCGTCGAGCCGGCCGGCCGAGCCTAATCGAGTACATGCAGTCCGATTGCCGAAGATATCTGCCAGAAGCACTGTGTTCGAACAGTCGTGTTTCTCGATTACTTCGTGGGGGAATACACCCTCTGAATCGATTCCATGTCACTCGAATCCGGCGACTCCAGAATCAACGTCGTGACGAGGCAAATTGTGTCTCGTACCCAAGATTGCCTCGGCGTCGATCTCGACAGTGGTCCCGTCGGCAGCGACTCGATGTACCATCGGTAAATTACGTGAAACGAGCGTTTCTCGCCGAGTGTCCGGAGAACCGCCGTTGTTTCTCGAAGCGAACGTCCCGCCGCGCGAGGGCGGACGGCGAACGCACCGACGGGTGTCGACCTCTACAGGTTCACCCACTATTCCTCAGGGTCCACGTCTGAGCCTCGCTGAGCAGGTCTGGGAGCGACACGGTGAGTTCACTCGACGACGTGCTCGTTCCTCGACCCGGCTCAACTAGCCCGTGCCACGTACCCGGTGGTGCTACACCACCTCAAATAACACATATAGTGTTGTTATCGGTTCCCCGTCAGTGACCCCGCTCCACCGCCGTATTCGGGCTTCGTCAAACCGAGTAGCGGGCGCTCGAATTCGCCTCTGGACACTACTGTCGTCAAGCGGTTGAGAAGCGAGCAGGTAGTGAGTGGCGTCGCTCGGGTCGCCGCGAAACGTACTCGGCCGTAGGTTCACAGCGATGTGTTCCACCGTGTCCGGAACCACCGACCAGCACGTCCCCGACCAGCGTGCGAAGCGTGTAGGTGCTCATCACGTCGACAGACGCGTACGCCGACGACACCGTCGTCAGGTACGCCGGTTCCTCGGCATCGAACCTGCGAAGCCAGTGCGGCGAAGTTGTGGTCAGTCTCGGCACCCTCGATCAGTTCCGGCACACGTGAACCGATCGTCGAATCGGAGCACGGTGCTACAGTTGTCGTCCACACACCGCCGTGTCGGGTTCTACTTCGTGGCTATCGACGTCTCGAGTTCGTCGACGGCGTCCTGGAGCAGGTCGGCGAGTTCCTCGTCGGGGGGGAGCCGATACGGTGGGCCGGAGACGTCCAGAGACCCGAATACGCCACCATCCGGGTCGTCGACCGGGACGGCCACCGAACGGAGTCCTTCCAGCGCCTCCTGGTCGTTGACAGCGTACCCACGCTCTCGCGTCCGCGCGAGCTCGGCACGGAGTTCGTCCCGGTCGACGATGGTGTTGTCCGTCTCCCGTGGCAGGCTCCATCGGTCGAGGACCGCTTCGCGCCGGTCCTCGGCGAACTCGGCGAGCATCGCCTTGCCGCTCGCCGAGTTGTGCATGTAGAAGTAGCGGCCGACCTGATACCCTTCGCTCGCGGGGTTGTTGGTCTCGTCGAAGAGGATGATGCTGCGTCCGTTCTCCTCGACGGCGAAGTTGACCTCCTCGTTCGTCACGTTCGCGAGTTCGAACGCCTTCTCTTTCGCTAACCGGTATCGGTCGTCGCGGTAGCGAGCGATCTCCCCAAGGTGGAAAAGCTTGAGGCCGAGGAGGTATTCGTCGCCGGCCTTCGTGACGTACCCGAACCTCTCCAGGGTGTTGAGGTGCGTGTAAAGCGTACTCGAGGAGAGGTCCATGTGGTCGGCGATCTCCGAGAGCGTCGCACTGCCGAGGTCCTCGATAGCGTCGACGATGCGTAGCGACATCGCCGTGGTCTTTCGCCACTCGCCACCGTTTACGCGTTCCATACCTACGTCTCCCCGGCGAACCCCTTAAGTCTGCGTCCACTCGACGAAATCCCCAGCATGGGGAGAACGATTGCGGAGGAATCGATACAAATACAGATGTATTGGCGAGGTATCCCCGAGAATGGTCGGAGAATGAAAATATCGTGTCGGGCGACCCCGTCTGTCACCTGATCGGAGAGCCCGGTCGGGTCACGCTGCCCGGCCGAGCGGCGAGTTCTTCCCCACATCTCGAATCGTGTCGCGTGTGGCGGACTCGAAAGCGCTGTCCCGGCCACCAGTATCTATAAATCGCAGCGAGCGGATAGCACGACCATCGGTACTTCCAGATCGGGACATCGACCGGCCCCGATCGGACGGTACCTGTTCCCTCAGGAGAACTATGTCCATCGAATTCGAGGCCATCCAGCGAGCGCAGGACCGCATCGACGACGAATCGGTTGCGAGAGAAACGCCGATAGAGACGAGCCGGACGCTGGACACCGACACCGACGCCCGGGTGTTCCTCAAGATGGAACACCTCCAGCGAACGGGCTCGTTCAAGACCAGGGGAGCCTACAACAAACTCGTCCGGGTCGAAGAAGACGGCCGACCGACGGTCGAGCGGGCGGTTGCCGCCAGCGCTGGCAACCACGCCCAGGGCGTCGCGCTCGCCGCCGCGAAAACCGGCCTCGACGCCACTATCGTCATGCCGACGAACGCGCCACAGTCGAAGGTCGACGCGACGCGCGGGTACGGCGCCGACGTCGAACTCCACGGCCAGCACTTCCAGGCGGCAATGGACCACGCCCGGTCACTGGTCGACGACGACGCCGTCTTCGTCCACGCGTACGACGACCCCGACATCGTCGCCGGCCAGGGAACGCTCGGCCTCGAGATTCTCGACCAGGTCCCGGACGTCGACACGGTCGTCGTACCGATCGGCGGCGGCGGACTCGTCGGCGGCGTCTCGAAAGCCCTCGCGGAACGAGCGCCGTCCGTGCGCGTCGTCGGCGTCCAGGCCGACGACGCGGCGACCGTCCCGCAGAGTCTCCAGAAGGGTGCCCCCCAGACGATCGACTCGGTCCAGACGATCGCCGACGGAATCGCGACGGGCGGCATCTCGGAACTCACGTACGACCTCATCGACCAGTACGTCGACGAGGTAGTGACGGTCTCGGACACGGAGATCGCACACAGCATCCGCTATCTCCTCGAACGAACCAAACAGATGGTCGAAGGCGCGGGCGCCGCGACCGTCGCAGCGCTGTTGAGCGACAAGGTCGACGTCACCGACGAGACGGTGGTCCCGGTGCTCAGCGGGGGGAACCTCAGCGCGACGATGCTCCAGCGGACGCTCACACACGAACTCACCTACCGGCAGCAACTCGTGCAGCTCCGAGTCCGAATCGTCGACGAACCGGGGAGGATGGGGGACATTTCGAGCATCATCGCCGACGAGAACGCCAACATCCGAACCGTCAATCACGAGCGTGCCGTCGAAGAACTGAAAGTCGGCGAAGCGTACCTCGACATCCGAATGGAGACCAGCGGCGACCGACACACCCACCGCATCGTCGGAGCGATCGAAAGTGCGGGCTACGACGTCACCCGCCTCAACTGACGTGCGACGCGTCGCTCGCGGACGGACCAGAGAGTTCGCGTCGCTACCCAGTGTGAACGCGACTCGGCCGGGATTGCCCCCCACGAAAAGCTATATACCGTTCCAGAGGAGTATCCAAAGCGTGTCGACCAGAAAGCCACCTCTCTACGAGAAGCATTTGCAGTCCGGTGCCGACTTCACCGACTTCGGCGGCTGGGACATGCCGGTCTCGTTCGACTCGATCCGGACCGAGCACGCGGCGGTCCGCGACTCGGTCGGGATTTTCGACGTCAGCCACATGGGCGAAGTCACGGTCGGCGGACCGGACGCCGCAGAACTGATGAACCGACTCACGACCAACGACGTGACCGAACTGGACCCGGGTGACGCCCAGTACGCCTGTATCCTCTCCGAGGACGGGACGCTCATCGACGATACCGTCGTCTACTTCCAGCCCGACGGCGAAGAGTACCTCTTCGTTCCCAACGCCGGGAACGACGAGGCGATGGCCGACCGCTGGACCGACCACGCGGGGGCGCACGACCTCGAGGCGACCGTCACGAACCGAACCGGAGAACTCGGGATGGCAGCCGTCCAGGGTCCGGACGCGGTCGAAACCGTCCAGACGGCCGCGACCGGCTCCCTCGAGGACGTGTCCCGGTTCAGCGCGCGCGACACGACGATCAACGGCGCCGACTGCCTCGCCGCCCGAACCGGTTACACCGGTGAGGACGGCTTCGAGTTGCTCTTCGACGCCGACGACTCCGAAGCGGTCTGGGAAGCGTTCGCCGACGTCCAGCCCTGCGGGCTCGGTGCGCGTGACACGCTCAGACTGGACGCTGGACTGCTGTTGTCCGGGCAGGACTTCCACCCCGAGGACGAACCGCGGACGCCCTACGAGGCGCGGCTGGGTTTCGTGGTCGACGATTCGAAGCCGTTCTTTGTCGGTCAGGCGGCGCTTCAGGATGCCGCCGACCCGGAGGAGCTACTCGTCGGTCTGGAACTGGACGAGCGCGCCGTTCCCCGTCACGGATATCCGATTCTGCACGACGGCGAACAGCTCGGCCACGTGACCAGCGGGACGATGAGCCCGACGCTCGAGGTTCCGATCGCCCTCGGCTACGTGGACGCCGCGTACGCCGACGAGGGGACCTCACTGGCCGTCGAAATACGCGACCGGGCGGCGGCAGCGACGGTCGTCAGCCACCGGTTCCTCCAGGAGTACCGCGATTGAACGACCAGCGACCCACGATACCCACCGATGACATTTGACGCACCCGACGGACTGTACTACACCGAATCGCACGAGTGGATCGACCCGGACGGCAACACGGCGAGAATCGGCATCACCGACTTCGCACAGGACGAACTCGGCGACATCGTCTTCGTAGAACTGCCAGCGACCGACACCGAACTCGACGCAGGCGACGAACTCGCGGTCATCGAGAGTATCAAGGCCGTATCCGACGTCTACACGCCGGTTGCCGGGGTCGTCGTCGCCGGCAACGAGGCGGTCGGAGCCGAGCCCGAACTCGTCAACGACGACCCGTACGGCGACGGCTGGCTGATCGAAGTGGAGGTCGACGAGGATCTCGACACGGACTCGCTCCTGTCGGCCGCCGAGTACCGCGACCAGATCGAGTAACCGCCCGAGAGACCAACAATGTCACAGCAAATCCAGAACACGGGAAGCGAGCGTCGGTCCGAAGGCAGCCCGTACGCACCACACACGGCCGCGGACGTCGAAGCGATGCTCGACGCCATCGGCGCCGAATCCGTCGACGACCTGTTCGACGTTCCGCCATCCGTTCGGTTCGACGGCTCGTTCGGGATCGAGGCGTCGTCGGAGCAGGCGGTCGTCCGTGACGTCTCGGACACGCTCGCACAGAACGAACAGCTCACCGAGTTTCTCGGACGGGGCCGGTACAATCACTACGTGCCCTCCGCCGTCGACGACCTCTCGTCGCGTTCGGAGTTCCTCACCTCCTACACGCAGTACCAGCCCGAGGTCGCGCAGGGCTTCCTGCAGGCGCTGTTCGAGTACCAGTCGATGCTCGTCGAACTCACCGGCCTCGAGGTCGCGAACTGCTCGATGTACGACGCGGCGACGGCGCTGGGAGAGGCGGCACTGCTCGCCGCTCGTGTCCGCTCGACGAGCGGTTCGCAGGTGCTGGTCTCGGACCTCGTTCGCGAGGAGCGGCTGTCGGTCCTCGAGAACTACCTCATCGGGAACGACATGACGGTTGCGACGTACCCGGCGGAGGACGGAATCACCGAGCAGGCGACCCTCGCCGACCACGTCACCGACGAGACGGTGATGGTGTACGCCGAGAACCCCACGGCTATCGGTACCATCCAGGAGGACCTCGCGGCGGTCGGCGACATCGCCGACGAGCACGACGCGCTGTTCTGTCTGGGGACAGACCCGGTCGCGCTCGCGCTGCTCGAAGAGCCGGCCGCCGTCGGCGCGGACGTCGTCGTCGGGGACGCGAGCGTCCTGGGACTGTCGCCGGCCTACGGACTGGGGCTCGGACTGTTCGCGACTCGGGAGGACTACCTGCGACAGGTTCCGGGTCGGCTGGTCGGCGCCAGCGAGGACACGGACGACAGGCGCGCGTACACGTTGACGCTGCAGACCCGAGAACAACACATCCGAAGGGAGCGCGCGACGTCGAACATCTGCACGAACCAGGCGTGGGTCGCGTTGCGGACCGCGATGCACGTCGCCTGGCTCGGCGCGACCGGGCTGGTCGGTCTGGCCGAGGAGTGCGTCCAACTCCCGCGCGAACTGGCCGCCGAGGTCGACGACATCGAAGGTGTCACTGCACCGGTCTACGACCGTCACCACTTCCGCGAGTTCCTGATGGAGACGCACCGGGACGCCGAGCAGGTCGCCGACGACCTCGAGGCCGAGGGGTTCGCGGTGCACGCCGTCGACGAACACCGCATACAGGTCTGTGTCACCGACGCGAACC
Above is a window of Halomarina ordinaria DNA encoding:
- a CDS encoding IclR family transcriptional regulator, which translates into the protein MERVNGGEWRKTTAMSLRIVDAIEDLGSATLSEIADHMDLSSSTLYTHLNTLERFGYVTKAGDEYLLGLKLFHLGEIARYRDDRYRLAKEKAFELANVTNEEVNFAVEENGRSIILFDETNNPASEGYQVGRYFYMHNSASGKAMLAEFAEDRREAVLDRWSLPRETDNTIVDRDELRAELARTRERGYAVNDQEALEGLRSVAVPVDDPDGGVFGSLDVSGPPYRLPPDEELADLLQDAVDELETSIATK
- the ilvA gene encoding threonine ammonia-lyase, which encodes MSIEFEAIQRAQDRIDDESVARETPIETSRTLDTDTDARVFLKMEHLQRTGSFKTRGAYNKLVRVEEDGRPTVERAVAASAGNHAQGVALAAAKTGLDATIVMPTNAPQSKVDATRGYGADVELHGQHFQAAMDHARSLVDDDAVFVHAYDDPDIVAGQGTLGLEILDQVPDVDTVVVPIGGGGLVGGVSKALAERAPSVRVVGVQADDAATVPQSLQKGAPQTIDSVQTIADGIATGGISELTYDLIDQYVDEVVTVSDTEIAHSIRYLLERTKQMVEGAGAATVAALLSDKVDVTDETVVPVLSGGNLSATMLQRTLTHELTYRQQLVQLRVRIVDEPGRMGDISSIIADENANIRTVNHERAVEELKVGEAYLDIRMETSGDRHTHRIVGAIESAGYDVTRLN
- the gcvT gene encoding glycine cleavage system aminomethyltransferase GcvT, whose protein sequence is MSTRKPPLYEKHLQSGADFTDFGGWDMPVSFDSIRTEHAAVRDSVGIFDVSHMGEVTVGGPDAAELMNRLTTNDVTELDPGDAQYACILSEDGTLIDDTVVYFQPDGEEYLFVPNAGNDEAMADRWTDHAGAHDLEATVTNRTGELGMAAVQGPDAVETVQTAATGSLEDVSRFSARDTTINGADCLAARTGYTGEDGFELLFDADDSEAVWEAFADVQPCGLGARDTLRLDAGLLLSGQDFHPEDEPRTPYEARLGFVVDDSKPFFVGQAALQDAADPEELLVGLELDERAVPRHGYPILHDGEQLGHVTSGTMSPTLEVPIALGYVDAAYADEGTSLAVEIRDRAAAATVVSHRFLQEYRD
- the gcvH gene encoding glycine cleavage system protein GcvH, encoding MTFDAPDGLYYTESHEWIDPDGNTARIGITDFAQDELGDIVFVELPATDTELDAGDELAVIESIKAVSDVYTPVAGVVVAGNEAVGAEPELVNDDPYGDGWLIEVEVDEDLDTDSLLSAAEYRDQIE
- the gcvPA gene encoding aminomethyl-transferring glycine dehydrogenase subunit GcvPA — translated: MSQQIQNTGSERRSEGSPYAPHTAADVEAMLDAIGAESVDDLFDVPPSVRFDGSFGIEASSEQAVVRDVSDTLAQNEQLTEFLGRGRYNHYVPSAVDDLSSRSEFLTSYTQYQPEVAQGFLQALFEYQSMLVELTGLEVANCSMYDAATALGEAALLAARVRSTSGSQVLVSDLVREERLSVLENYLIGNDMTVATYPAEDGITEQATLADHVTDETVMVYAENPTAIGTIQEDLAAVGDIADEHDALFCLGTDPVALALLEEPAAVGADVVVGDASVLGLSPAYGLGLGLFATREDYLRQVPGRLVGASEDTDDRRAYTLTLQTREQHIRRERATSNICTNQAWVALRTAMHVAWLGATGLVGLAEECVQLPRELAAEVDDIEGVTAPVYDRHHFREFLMETHRDAEQVADDLEAEGFAVHAVDEHRIQVCVTDANRHERSEFVDAVEEVVA